One genomic segment of Danio aesculapii chromosome 15, fDanAes4.1, whole genome shotgun sequence includes these proteins:
- the LOC130242321 gene encoding olfactory receptor 4K5-like, giving the protein MDNGTYFYFMLFENLGDIRYALFTTGLILYFVIILFNALITITVFWDRTLHQPMYILISCLSVNSVYGTAGFFPRALIDLLSDTHLISREACILQSIVINSYITNENTILMLMAFDRFVAISKPLQYHSIITPRFLTLLFLLNWAYSILCIGVIAIFSAGLKMCGNKLWKVYCHNYEVVKLSCVNSIIINIMGLYVLITTVIIPLSLIIYSYVKILIICQRSSSQFKRKSFQTVVPHIVVLLNFSVSVISEITLSRVVNLNMSVGLSIFLSLEFLLIPPILNPLVYGLSLSDIRKKNICFRNVSR; this is encoded by the coding sequence ATGGATAACGGGACATACTTTTACTTCATGTTGTTTGAAAATCTTGGGGACATAAGATATGCTTTGTTCACTACAGGACTGATTCTGTACTTTGTTATCATATTATTTAATGCTCTCATTACCATTACTGTATTTTGGGACCGTACATTGCACCAGCCTATGTACATTCTGATTTCCTGTTTGTCTGTTAACTCTGTGTATGGAACAGCCGGCTTTTTTCCGAGAGCTCTGATAGACTTGCTTTCTGATACACACTTAATCTCCCGTGAAGCATGCATCTTACAATCTATAGTAATTAACTCGTATATAACAAATGAGAATACAATATTAATGTTAATGGCATTTGACAGATTTGTTGCAATAAGTAAGCCTTTACAATACCACAGCATAATTACACCAAGGTTCCTGactcttttatttcttttaaactgGGCATATTCAATACTTTGTATTGGTGTTATTGCCATTTTTTCTGCAGGGCTGAAAATGTGTGGCAACAAACTGTGGAAAGTGTACTGCCACAACTATGAAGTTGTCAAGCTCTCGTGTGTAAatagcattattattaatattatgggcTTGTATGTGCTGATAACAACTGTAATCATTCCTTTAAGTTTAATTATATATTCTTATGTGAAAATTCTAATCATTTGTCAAAGAAGTTCATCACAGTTCAAGAGGAAATCTTTCCAAACAGTTGTTCCACACATAGTGGTCCTTTTAAATTTCTCAGTTTCTGTCATATCTGAGATTACTTTGAGTCGAGTTGTCAATTTAAACATGTCAGTAGGGTTGTCAATTTTTCTATCACTGGAGTTTCTTTTAATACCCCCCATCCTCAATCCTCTTGTTTATGGTTTGAGTCTGTcagatataagaaaaaaaaatatctgcttCAGAAATGTATCCAGGTGA